In the Coturnix japonica isolate 7356 chromosome 6, Coturnix japonica 2.1, whole genome shotgun sequence genome, one interval contains:
- the LOC107315944 gene encoding heparan sulfate glucosamine 3-O-sulfotransferase 1-like — MAFLLVSAYLLLTHTQGAPVENGALLETLKSQVGLFSNKSEHYSAQVRPPGTSRRIPQTIIIGVRKGGTRALLEMLDIHPNIVVAATEVHFFDWDENYVKGIDWYRSLMPFSYGNQITIEKTPGYFTSPQAPERIHDMNSSIKLLLILRDPTERVISDYTQVYYNRIESHKPVQLFEDIVIKNGALNTKYKAIQRSLYDVHMEKWLKHFSLDQIHIVDGNTLIKDPLPELQKVERFLNLPSRIMSSNFYFNQTKGFYCIRSDGRERCLHESKGRPHPLVNSTVLEQLYSYFREHNAKFYRMVNHSFNWH; from the coding sequence ATGGCCTTTCTTCTGGTGTCAGCTTATCTTCTGCTGACTCATACTCAGGGTGCTCCTGTGGAGAATGGAGCACTGTTGGAAACATTGAAGTCACAGGTAGGATTGTTCAGCAATAAAAGTGAACACTATTCAGCACAGGTGAGACCTCCTGGCACAAGTCGACGAATACCTCAGACAATTATCATTGGAGTTCGTAAAGGAGGGACAAGAGCTTTGCTGGAAATGTTGGATATTCATCCTAATATTGTTGTAGCTGCTACAGAAGTCCACTTTTTTGACTGGGATGAAAATTATGTGAAAGGAATAGACTGGTACAGGAGTTTGATGCCATTTTCTTATGGAAATCAAATTACTATTGAGAAAACACCAGGCTATTTTACATCACCACAGGCTCCAGAAAGAATTCATGACATGAATAGCTCCATTAAGCTGCTGCTCATTCTAAGAGATCCCACTGAGAGAGTTATATCTGACTATACCCAAGTATATTACAACAGAATAGAAAGCCACAAGCCTGTTCAGCTTTTTGAAGATATTGTTATTAAGAATGGAGCACTTAATACCAAATACAAAGCTATTCAGAGAAGTTTATATGATGTTCATATGGAAAAGTGGCttaaacatttcagtttggATCAGATTCACATAGTGGATGGCAATACTTTAATCAAGGACCCTCTTCCTGAATTACAAAAAGTTGAGAGATTTCTGAATCTTCCTTCCCGAATTATGTCttctaacttttattttaaccaAACTAAGGGATTCTACTGCATTCGAAGTGATGGAAGAGAGAGATGTTTACATGAATCCAAAGGGCGACCCCATCCTCTTGTTAACAGCACTGTTTTAGAACAACTTTATTCTTATTTCAGAGAGCACAATGCAAAATTTTACAGAATGGTTAATCATTCTTTCAACTGGCATTAA